In the genome of Ensifer sp. WSM1721, the window GTCGATGACCCAGACATGTTCGCGATCGAGGCCGACATTCCCATACTCCTCACCGAGAATGCCGTGGCCGGGAAAGGTGCGTTCGATCAGCGTCCGGATCGCCGCTTCGGCCGACTGGTCGGCCTCGGTCACCGGATCGAAGCCGCCTTCGAGCTTGTTCGTCACGCAGGCGCCTGTCCGGAAAAGCGGCATGGTTTCCGCCCTGGCGGCGTCGGCGAGACGGTCGAAGAAGGAGCGATCCGGTAGCATGGCACTTTCTCGGAGGAGGAAAGGGGAAGTGTCATCCTGAATAGACGAAATTCGCCGAAAGGCAACGTCCGCTCCGGCCGGCACTGCGGCGATCATTTACGGCTGCACAACCAACAGACGAATCGACTCCGGTCATACAAAAGTCTGTACCCCTAAAACTTGACAATTGTGCAGCGCAATATTAGTGTTCTCCTGCAGTCACTCGTGGCTGCAAATACCCTCCTTGGGTGTTTCCTCCCTAGACTTGACCGCGCCGCTGGCGCGGTTCTTTTTACGCCTCAAGCCGCTGGCGCCCCCCAATCAACCCTTTGAATTTGCCGCAGAACTTGGTCCTTGAACCGGTTCCGGTTCTTGCATGTGAGCCGTTTTGGGCAGCGGACGGCTATTCCGCCGCCAGCGGCAGGTAGGCACCGTAATCTTCGACATGACGCGAAAGCGCGCCGATGAATGTGGCGAGATCGGCCTCCAGGGCGGCAAATCCGGGCTTCTTCGCGAGGGTCGTTTCGTCGACATAGAGGCTGCGGTTGATTTCGATCTGAAGCGCATGCAGCCCGCGAGTCGGCCGGCCGTAGTGTTCGGTGATGAAGCCGCCGGCATAGGGCTTGTTGCGGGCGACCGCATAGCCGAGCCCTTCCAGCAGATCCACAGCCGCGCGCGACAGTTCCGCCGCCGCGCTCGTTCCGTAACGGTCGCCGATTATGAAATCGGGGCGCTGGCCGCTTCCGGGAAGATGGACATTGCCGGGCATCGAATGACAGTCGATAAGGATCGACATCCCGAACCGCACGTGAGTGCGGGCGATCAGCTTCCGGAGTGTCGCGTGATAAGGCTTGTAGATCGTCTCGATCCGCGCGAGGGCCTCCTCGACCGGGAAGCGGCTGCGATAGATTTCCATATTTTCGGCAACAAGACGGGGCACGGTGCCGAGGCCGCCGGCAACGCGCATCGAGCTGATGTTGGCATGCGCCGGCAGCGCGCCCTCGAACATGCGCGGGTCGAGCTCGTAGGGTTCACGGTTGACGTCGAGGAAGGCACGCGGAAAATGGGCCCGGAGCAAGGGCGCCCCCAGAAAGGTGGCGCTGCGGAACAGTTCATCGACGAAGTGATCTTCCGAACGGCGGATCGAATGCGGATCGAGTCGCGACTGATCGAGAAAGGACTGGGGATAATGGCGACCGCTGTGCGGGGAGTTGAACACGAAAGGAATCCGCTGATTCGCGGGATCCAGGATCTCGAAAAACTCCAACTCGACCGCTTCCCCCATCGGAACCCTTTTTACCATGTCGGGATCTTGCTGTTCGGATCATGTTGCCAGTTGGCCGCCTCTGTGTCCATAGTGGCCTCCCGCTGGTTTCGGGGACTTGATCGCCCCTGTTCACCAGATATTTACCATGTTGCGGTTTGCTAAGCTGCCGCTATCCACAAGCATCGAAAAGAAGTAGGCACGGCCGAATACATGACTGCGAAAATCCTCCTTGCCGAAGACGACAATGATATGCGCCGCTTCCTCGTGAAGGCGCTGGAAAAGGCTGGCTACAAGGTCCTTTCCTATGACAACGGCGCCAGCGCGTATGACCGGCTTCGTGAAGAACCCTTTTCGCTTCTCCTCACCGACATCGTCATGCCCGAGATGGATGGCATCGAACTCGCGCGCCGGGCGACCGAACTCGACCCCGACCTGAAGGTGATGTTCATCACCGGCTTCGCCGCCGTGGCGCTCAACCCGGATTCCAAGGCGCCGAAGGATGCAAAGGTGCTCTCCAAGCCCTTCCACCTGCGCGACCTCGTCAACGAGGTCAACAAGATGCTGGCGGCTTGAGAAAGGGCCGAATTGCCCGCCCGCTTTGCCGCCCGACTGACACGCAAGAAACCGCTTCGAGGCCGCTGCCTATCGACATGATCGAGCAGCGGCCTTTTTGCTATTTCAAGGGCTTAGCCGATAAAGCCGGACAGAAGCCGGCGCTGAGGCGCGAGCGCCGCACCGGAAATCCCGCCGCAGGCGCTCCGAGAAATTTCTGTCAAAAAACCTTCGAAAAGCCTATTGACGCGGACGCCGGTTTTGTGGTCTATGCGCCGCATCGGATGGGCGTGTAGCTCAGCGGGAGAGCACTACGTTGACATCGTAGGGGTCACAAGTTCGATCCTTGTCACGCCCACCATTCGATCCCTCCACAACGTTGATCATTTCGACCTCCGGATCGAGTCGAGTCTATGTATTTTCCCCGTCGAGTCGATTGAACCTGTTCGGCGCTTTTTCGAGCGTTGTCACGCGATCGTCATGGTATGCGGTTAAGAAATACCCACCTCGCCATTGACCACGGATGTACTGGCAGTGGCTACAGGTGATGAAGGTCGGGTTCAACCCGGCCTTTTTTGTTGGGCGCCCCACGGGGGCGGCAGCAGGAGCTGTCCGCTATGCCGCCCAGGGACGTCGCATCTCAATGTACAACCTGCGAGGCCGCCGACATCACCTCTTCCGGTGTCGGAGCGCGGAACATGTTGCTTCCGCCCCCGGCCGCCTCGGTGAAACTCCAGCGCACGACACCGTCGCGGTCGATGAGGAACTCGCCGACGAGCTGTGCCATAGCCGTTGCGGCCATGCGGTTGTCGTCCTCCGTCATCTCATAGCCGTCCGCCTGCTGGAGATATTCGGATGCCGCCATGGGGTTCATCGGTTCCGGCAGCTCGTCGGGCAGCTCGACGCGCATGGTCATTATGGTCTGCATGCTGATCTTATGAGGCCAGTCGTCCTCGTCCTCGGTGAACTCCGGGTTGGGAAGACCAAAGGCCCGGTGCGAAACCCGTTCGGGATCTGCCGCGGCAAGAAGGTTCGGCAGGGGGTGGTAGCGGAAATAGAGCCGCGCCCGCTCGATCGGCGTATTCACGACGGTCAGGCTTTCGACACCTTTTTCGTTCAGTGCGGCCTTGAGCTGTGCCATCGTTGCGATCTGGCGGCGGCAAAATGGACATTGCAGGCCCCTGAACAGGCCCACCAGGACGGGCTTCCGCCCGCGAAAATCATCAATCGCGATCTTGCCCTCATGGGTGATCGCATCGAGCACCACGTTGGGCGCCCGATCGCCCGGCTGCAACGGCCCGGAACTGCGATATTCTTCCATGGCTGTTTCCTCCCGTTACCCGTTGTGGGGTCCGCCTCAGCTAAGTTAGGAGAGGCGCTGCTTCACTCCCGCGGCTCCATCTGACGAAAAAACCTCAATCGAGGAACGGCAATATCACCAAGGCTTCGGGGTCGACCTCATGACGGGCGCAAACGTCGCGGGCCAGACCGAAATAGCGCTCGGCCTCGGCAAGTTCGCCTTCATCGAGAGAAAGCGTCGCCAGACCATCATAGCATGGAAACAGTACCTGCGCTTCGCCTGTCTCGCCGGCAAGCTCGAGCGCCTCGCAATAGAGTCGGCGGGCTTCGTGAGGCCGCTCGTGGCATTGATAGATCTGGCCGAGCACAAGCAGGGACACGGATAGATGATCCCGCTGGTCTAACATCCGGTCGAGCTCGACCGCCTTCTGCGCCGCCGGGACGCCGTCGCCGCTGCAACGATGAGTGAAGGTGCAATAGGCAACCGCCAGGTTCGCGAGCAGCCGCGCCTGAAAGCCGAGGTCTCCGATGCGGCGGGCCATGTCGAGACCGCGTCGGCAGACATCGATGGCGAGCTTCGGGTCGACGAGCGTGTAAAGCACGCCGAGATTCGTATATCCCCGGCAGGCCGCATGCATGAGAGCGGCCCCCTCGGCGACGGCGACACTCTCTTCGACCGCGTCGATTGCTTCGCGCGTGTCGCCGCGGCGGGCGAGCGCCACACCTTTCGTATTCAGCGCCTCGGCGATGACCAGCGCCGCCTCCCGCCGCATCTCCTCACCCGCACCGGCATCAAGCCTCTTGACCCGACGCAGCGCCTCACCGGCCCATTCGGAGGCAGCGAGATAATCACCCATGCGGAAGGCGAGATGCCCCCGCTCCTGCAGCAGCGAGGCGCTCTCGACAGGCGCATCCGCCCTTTCGAGCCGGACGCCGGCCTCGACGAAGTTCGCCTGTGCCTCGCCGCGATTTCCGGCCTCCCAGAGGAGATGGCCGAGCTTGCGCAGGATTCGGGCGGAAGCGACGGGATCCGCCGCGATGCGCCCGCTTGCGAGAAGCGCGCGATAATGCTCTTCGGCCTGGGCCCGATGACCGCTCGGCACCAGCAGGTCGGCGATGCGCTCGCGCGCCACGTACCATTCCGCCGTCTCGTCGCCGAGCGCGGCAAGGGCCGCCACGGCCTGCCGATAGTAGCGGATCGCGTCCTCGTTGGCGTAGAGCTGGCGCGCGCGATCCCCGGCCGCCACCAGATGGCGCGCGCCGCGGGCGCGGTCCGCCGACTGACTGAAATGATGGCCCAGCAGCGCCAGCTCCTCGAGCCGTTCCGGGTTCTCGCCATAGCGCCGCTCCAGCGCGTTGGCGATCGCTGCGTGGATTTCCGTTCGCCGTTTCACGAGGAGGTTGTTGTAGACGACTTCGTGCAGGAGCGATTGCACGAAACGGTAGGCCTGCGATGTTCGCGAAGCTTCTCCGGCCGTCTCTTCTATGATTTCCGCGTCGCAAAGCCGCTCCAGGCCAGAGTCCAC includes:
- a CDS encoding N-formylglutamate amidohydrolase, with the protein product MGEAVELEFFEILDPANQRIPFVFNSPHSGRHYPQSFLDQSRLDPHSIRRSEDHFVDELFRSATFLGAPLLRAHFPRAFLDVNREPYELDPRMFEGALPAHANISSMRVAGGLGTVPRLVAENMEIYRSRFPVEEALARIETIYKPYHATLRKLIARTHVRFGMSILIDCHSMPGNVHLPGSGQRPDFIIGDRYGTSAAAELSRAAVDLLEGLGYAVARNKPYAGGFITEHYGRPTRGLHALQIEINRSLYVDETTLAKKPGFAALEADLATFIGALSRHVEDYGAYLPLAAE
- the cpdR1 gene encoding response regulator CpdR1, coding for MTAKILLAEDDNDMRRFLVKALEKAGYKVLSYDNGASAYDRLREEPFSLLLTDIVMPEMDGIELARRATELDPDLKVMFITGFAAVALNPDSKAPKDAKVLSKPFHLRDLVNEVNKMLAA
- a CDS encoding peroxiredoxin-like family protein, translating into MEEYRSSGPLQPGDRAPNVVLDAITHEGKIAIDDFRGRKPVLVGLFRGLQCPFCRRQIATMAQLKAALNEKGVESLTVVNTPIERARLYFRYHPLPNLLAAADPERVSHRAFGLPNPEFTEDEDDWPHKISMQTIMTMRVELPDELPEPMNPMAASEYLQQADGYEMTEDDNRMAATAMAQLVGEFLIDRDGVVRWSFTEAAGGGSNMFRAPTPEEVMSAASQVVH